Proteins found in one Phalacrocorax carbo chromosome 14, bPhaCar2.1, whole genome shotgun sequence genomic segment:
- the LOC135315733 gene encoding zinc finger SWIM domain-containing protein 1-like has translation MARASLVPVRGSLVPYELGARGGMASCSFRSAARFPGAAGGPAERTLHVLPRAELQLSVSHLCKSLQQQIQPLALEGPAERLVLAALSDTMCAATERSRRKMHGPLRDLMTPDLLPQLHPRWLLDEEIQAVHRERSWGASSNYFWDLDIVTQGLSQAFGTGLSLESCITSLAQHYHKCVSKSPPDAVMCSAPHPDYCAAWAAPQSLPASGPPPAPLVCQGKPSQSSIQASPTTAAVQWQPLSQLLTVP, from the coding sequence ATGGCGCGTGCCTCGCTGGTCCCGGTCCGCGGCTCCCTGGTGCCCTACGAGCTGGGCGCGCGCGGCGGCATGGCCTCCTGCAGCTTCCGGAGCGCCGCCCGCTTCCCCGGTGCAGCGGGCGGGCCGGCGGAGCGGACGCTTCACGTCTTGCCCAGGGCAGAGTTGCAGCTCTCCGTCTCCCACCTCTGCAagagcctgcagcagcagatccAACCGCTGGCCTTGGAGGGCCCTGCCGAGCGCCTGGTCCTGGCCGCCctgagtgacaccatgtgcgCGGCCACCGAGCGCAGCCGCAGGAAGATGCATGGCCCCCTCAGGGACCTCATGACGCCAGACTTGCTGCCTCAGCTCCATCCTCGCTGGCTGCTCGACGAGGAGATCCAGGCTGTGcacagggagaggagctggggagcGAGCAGTAACTACTTTTGGGACCTGGATATCGTTACCCAGGGGTTAAGCCAAGCTTTCGGCACTGGGCTTTCTCTGGAGAGCTGCATCACCTCCTTAGCCCAGCACTACCACAAGTGTGTTTCTAAAAGCCCTCCTGATGCTGTGATGTGCTCTGCTCCGCATCCTGATTACTGTGCTGCTTGGGCAGCTCCCCAAAGCCTGCCTGCCTCAGGtccacctcctgcccctctggTGTGCCAGGGTAAGCCATCTCAGAGCTCCATCCAGGCCTCCCCCACCACAGCAGCAGTTCAGTGGCAGCCTCTCTCACAGCTGCTAACTGTCCCATAA
- the LOC104048688 gene encoding LOW QUALITY PROTEIN: zinc finger SWIM domain-containing protein 1 (The sequence of the model RefSeq protein was modified relative to this genomic sequence to represent the inferred CDS: inserted 2 bases in 1 codon; substituted 3 bases at 3 genomic stop codons) yields the protein LLQTPLAAPQLPAALQRQPEITQTLLQSEPVSSQSSLDPSFLAAKPEATENSEADSEEEINRRTEECLKQSLSDICMEPAARLCLSEFAVVQKSVQLIGAGEDALSIRVLEDAHRVDIKGLSSCTCHFSQVFXLTCWHILAVLNLDRKTLQPEMLSRQWWKGCDAYQVGQDSADGLLEVLKSSWNEXLDKSLVVLFLTAEIRXLLTHCSGEEFEHRYRTLWELADSWIGPXVEVKL from the exons CTGCTCCAGACTCCCCTGGCAGCTCCTCAGCTCCCTGCGGCTCTTCAGCGTCAGCCTGAAATTACCCAGACTCTCCTCCAGAGTGAGCCCGTGAGCTCTCAGTCCTCATTAGACCCTTCATTTCTTGCGGCTAAACCGGAGGCCACAGAAAACTCAGAGGCTGACAGTGAGGAGGAGATTAACCGAAGGACTGAAGAATGCCTCAAGCAGTCTTTGAGTGATATTTGCATGGAGCCCGCCGCCAGGCTGTGCCTGAGCGAGTTTGCAGTGGTTCAGAAGTCCGTGCAGCTGATAGGTGCTGGGGAAGATGCTCTCAGCATACGGGTCCTGGAGGATGCCCACAGGGTGGACATAAAGGGCCTGAGCAGTTGCACTTGCCACTTCAGCCAGGTCTTCTAGCTGACCTGTTGGCACATCCTAGCTGTCCTGAATTTGGACAGGAAGACTTTGCAGCCAGAGATGCTCAGTAGACAGTGGTGGAAGGGATGTGATGCCTATCAGGTTGGGCAAGACAGTGCTGATGGCCTCTTGGAGGTCCTGAAGAGCTCCTGGAATGA TCTGGATAAATCCCTGGTAGTGTTGTTCCTCACAGCGGAGATCAGGTGACTTCTCACCCACTGCAGTGGGGAGGAGTTTGAGCACAGGTACAGGACCCTCTGggagctggctgacagctggatTGGGCCCTAGGTCGAGGTGAAGCTCTAG
- the NEURL2 gene encoding neuralized-like protein 2, with protein sequence MAARCCLATRFHRVHGANVRLDASRTRATRVESFANGLCFSQEPLAPGQIFLVEIEEKELGWCGHLRVGLTAHDPQSLRVVPEYSLPDLVNMGDTWVFAITRSHNRVAVDGEEAPVQARGLPWEPFLLIEQVRIPRDTLVGRSRPGRYSHILDDLYKMNILPATARRSRIGVLYAPQPDGTADMHIVINGEDMGPSARHLPTTRPLYAVVDVFASTKSVRVIPVEYGFPSLQTLCRLVIQKHVVHRLAIDGLDLPPTLKSFCKHE encoded by the exons ATGGCTGCCCGGTGCTGCCTCGCCACACGCTTCCACCGTGTCCACGGGGCCAACGTCCGCCTGGATGCCTCGCGTACGCGGGCCACCCGGGTGGAGAGCTTCGCCAATGGGCTCTGCTTCAGCCAGGAGCCGCTGGCGCCCGGGCAGATATTCCTGGTGGAGATCGAGGAGAAGGAGCTGGGCTGGTGTGGGCATCTGCGCGTGGGGCTGACGGCCCACGACCCCCAGAGCTTGAGGGTGGTGCCTGAGTACTCGCTCCCGGACCTGGTCAACATGGGGGACACCTGGGTGTTTGCTATCACCCGGAGCCACAACCGTGTGGCGGTGGATGGGGAGGAGGCACCGGTGCAGGCGCGGGGCCTCCCATGGGAGCCCTTCCTGCTGATCGAGCAGGTGAGGATCCCCCGTGACACACTGGTGGGACGCAGCAGGCCAGGGCGCTACAGCCACATCCTGGATGACCTGTACAAGATGAACATTCTGCCTGCAACCGCCCGGCGCAGCCGGATCGGTGTGCTGTACGCCCCACAGCCTGATGGCACTGCCGACATGCACATCGTCATCAatggagaggacatggggccGAGCGCCAGGCACCTGCCCACTACGCGCCCGCTCTACGCCGTGGTCGACGTCTTTGCCTCCACCAAGAGTGTCCGGGTCATCCCAGTGGAATATGGCT ttCCCTCCCTGCAGACCCTCTGCCGGCTAGTCATCCAGAAGCATGTTGTCCACCGCTTGGCCATCGATGGCCTGGACCTGCCTCCAACACTGAAGAGCTTCTGCAAACACGAGTGA